A single Crateriforma conspicua DNA region contains:
- a CDS encoding PVC-type heme-binding CxxCH protein: MTALLKRFATANLLVVLLLACGFASAQESQVSVLMLGDRGFHRPSEFYRHLAGPLREQGIELVYTEKLSDLNKDHLAKYEGLMVFANIEQITPEAESALLNYVQNGGGLIPVHCASFCFLNSDKYIELVGGQFRSHGFTRFETKIVASDHEIMRGLKPVRSMDESYRHSKLNPDMTVLETRSDESGPVSDPDGEPYTWIRTSGQGRVFYTAWGHDHRTWSNADFQKLLARGVLWACGQTLTAASTDSGKPTDPKAEAVIAANRPFSSPEMNPPSVDDEEFATTDVGAKIPNYTPGAQWGTQAEPFSKMQDPLPAEQSIKAFATPAGMQLAIWAKESTDNWPGDPQQNDKTAGLKGKPIAMNWDEDGRLWVCETVDYPNELKEESAVGRDRIKICEDTDNDGQADKFTVFAENLSIPSTLVCYRGGVIVQDGEETIYLKDIDGDDKADFRQSLITGWALGDTHGGVSNFQYGPDNWIWGMQGYNNSQPIINGEPQMRFRQGFWRFKVKAGASDETAPAYAIDTETGKVADNQSSDFDQHTIRVDALEFMRGTNNNTWGLGFSEEGYVFGSTANGCPSVHMPIPNRYYDQVAGWSPETLQNIAQSHRFDPIDDRIRQVDWHGGFTAGCGSAIYTARNYPPTWWNRIQMVCGPTGHLVGSFVLEKDGANYRSRNAFNTVASIDDWSAPIMSEVGPDGNVWVLDWYNYIVQHNPTPNGFQTGKGAAYESDLRDKRFARVYRLVTDEAGSGSATRTLQLADAENAELVTALSSDNFFWRRTAQRLIVERGAADDATLSALVSLVENDQVDEIGLNPAAMHAIWTLAGLSESGNESAVAALAKACDAGFGHVSSPVRNAAIASCGSEQVAGAIEAGLQNDADPKVRVTLLLRVAEGKANAAINGNELAGLVASIEDDSVLLDAWTSAAATDPAATIVALGKMSPSAANSLNQRISVLAEHLARSNPTAEQISELLAISPDSPVAVTVWEGLAKGWPRDLVLNLPESSQKIVRDRFLAGDTSVESKAAILAVADKWSITNLNEIVSEIQDELLTTALDADADSEKRLSAWDQSIRLAPTSPKILDAVEALFTPQLAPETGVAALNSLQAARVNGLSETLLDMKTSLGPKLGSQILTLLLSRADGTEDLLDAIADGQVQFNDLQLDQRQALLNHPTSSIASRAKELMETRGAMVTSNRQALVDQWLPVAAVEGDVTNGLAMFKKHCSACHIHGEIGQEIGPNLTGMAVHPKEEILMNVLDPSRSVESNFRTYQILTVDGNVLSGMLAGESANSLRIIDTQGKEKLVLREDIEQLTSSHKSLMPEGFESSISKTEMADLLSFLAIRGKYAPLNISNAATINSEKGLPGFRGRPGDKFVLDSYGRVEVEGVPFELVDPQGDRIANIIGLQRQSSRFPSTLPESASLDCAGNVKTIHMLGGVAWAAYPRFKDETTSMIVRRHYADGSTSDFELVNGKHIVTYQAGEDVPESKKAIEASGKQIRYLKIPAEAGKALTKIEFLKGGDFSLPLVFAVTVEFAGEGH; the protein is encoded by the coding sequence ATGACTGCTCTATTGAAACGCTTTGCAACTGCAAATCTGCTCGTCGTTCTACTTCTCGCCTGCGGTTTTGCATCGGCACAGGAATCGCAAGTCTCGGTATTGATGCTTGGCGACAGAGGATTCCATAGGCCATCCGAATTCTACCGGCATTTGGCAGGGCCGCTCCGAGAGCAAGGCATCGAACTTGTTTACACGGAGAAGCTGAGCGACCTCAACAAAGATCATCTCGCAAAATATGAAGGGCTGATGGTCTTCGCAAACATTGAACAAATCACACCGGAGGCCGAGTCGGCTCTGCTGAACTATGTTCAAAATGGCGGAGGCCTGATTCCCGTTCACTGCGCGTCGTTCTGTTTTCTCAATTCCGATAAGTACATCGAATTGGTTGGCGGTCAGTTTCGAAGTCACGGGTTCACTCGCTTTGAAACCAAGATCGTGGCTTCCGACCATGAGATCATGCGGGGGCTGAAACCGGTTCGTTCGATGGACGAAAGCTACCGTCACAGTAAGCTCAACCCAGACATGACCGTTCTTGAGACACGGAGCGACGAATCCGGTCCCGTGAGCGATCCCGATGGTGAACCCTACACATGGATCCGAACGAGCGGACAAGGACGCGTTTTCTATACCGCGTGGGGGCACGATCATCGGACGTGGTCCAACGCTGACTTTCAAAAATTGCTCGCACGCGGTGTTTTGTGGGCCTGTGGCCAGACGCTCACCGCAGCTTCGACCGACAGTGGCAAGCCTACAGATCCAAAAGCGGAAGCGGTCATCGCTGCGAATCGTCCCTTTTCCTCGCCGGAGATGAATCCGCCATCGGTCGACGATGAAGAATTTGCAACGACAGACGTGGGGGCGAAGATCCCCAACTACACGCCGGGTGCTCAGTGGGGAACGCAGGCCGAACCGTTCTCGAAGATGCAAGACCCTCTCCCAGCGGAACAGTCCATCAAAGCGTTCGCGACTCCGGCAGGAATGCAGCTCGCAATCTGGGCCAAGGAGTCGACCGACAACTGGCCCGGCGATCCCCAGCAAAACGACAAGACTGCAGGGCTAAAGGGCAAGCCGATCGCAATGAACTGGGATGAGGACGGGCGTTTGTGGGTTTGCGAAACGGTCGACTACCCCAATGAACTGAAAGAAGAATCAGCCGTCGGCCGCGACCGCATCAAGATTTGCGAAGATACGGACAACGATGGCCAGGCCGATAAGTTCACGGTCTTTGCCGAAAACTTGAGCATTCCGTCGACACTGGTTTGCTACCGGGGTGGCGTGATCGTCCAGGACGGCGAAGAGACGATCTATTTGAAGGACATCGATGGCGACGACAAAGCCGATTTTCGACAGTCGCTGATTACCGGCTGGGCGCTGGGCGACACGCACGGCGGCGTTAGCAATTTTCAGTATGGCCCCGACAATTGGATCTGGGGCATGCAGGGCTACAACAATTCCCAGCCCATCATCAACGGCGAACCGCAAATGCGTTTCCGCCAAGGGTTCTGGCGATTCAAAGTCAAAGCGGGGGCGTCGGACGAGACAGCGCCAGCCTATGCGATCGACACAGAAACGGGCAAAGTCGCAGACAACCAATCAAGCGACTTCGATCAGCACACAATCCGTGTCGATGCATTGGAGTTCATGCGAGGCACGAACAACAACACTTGGGGGCTGGGTTTCAGCGAGGAAGGCTATGTCTTTGGTTCAACTGCAAACGGTTGCCCGAGCGTTCACATGCCGATTCCCAATCGGTATTACGATCAAGTCGCCGGCTGGTCGCCCGAGACTCTTCAAAATATTGCCCAGTCCCATCGGTTCGATCCGATCGATGATCGCATTCGCCAGGTGGACTGGCACGGCGGATTTACAGCCGGTTGCGGCTCAGCAATCTACACTGCCCGCAACTATCCACCGACCTGGTGGAACCGAATTCAAATGGTCTGCGGTCCGACGGGACACCTCGTCGGTTCTTTCGTGCTGGAGAAGGACGGTGCAAACTATCGTTCTCGAAATGCGTTCAACACGGTTGCCAGCATCGATGACTGGTCAGCTCCGATCATGTCGGAGGTCGGCCCCGATGGCAACGTATGGGTCTTGGACTGGTACAACTACATTGTTCAGCACAACCCAACGCCCAACGGTTTCCAAACCGGCAAAGGGGCTGCTTATGAAAGTGATCTGCGAGACAAACGTTTCGCCCGAGTCTATCGACTAGTGACCGACGAGGCAGGCAGCGGCTCCGCGACGCGAACGTTACAACTCGCTGATGCAGAGAACGCCGAGTTGGTTACGGCACTCAGCAGTGACAATTTCTTTTGGCGTCGAACGGCACAACGTCTTATCGTGGAACGTGGGGCGGCTGACGATGCGACGCTCAGTGCTCTTGTTTCATTGGTCGAAAATGATCAAGTCGACGAGATCGGATTGAACCCAGCCGCGATGCATGCGATTTGGACGCTCGCAGGCTTGTCGGAATCGGGTAACGAATCAGCAGTCGCTGCACTGGCAAAGGCGTGTGACGCCGGCTTCGGTCATGTATCCAGCCCAGTGCGCAACGCGGCGATCGCGAGTTGCGGCAGCGAGCAGGTCGCCGGGGCGATTGAAGCGGGTCTGCAAAACGACGCCGACCCCAAGGTGCGGGTGACCTTGTTGCTGCGCGTTGCCGAAGGAAAAGCGAACGCTGCGATCAACGGTAACGAGCTTGCTGGCTTGGTAGCTTCGATCGAAGACGATAGCGTTCTATTGGACGCATGGACTTCCGCTGCTGCGACCGATCCTGCCGCGACGATCGTGGCGCTCGGCAAGATGAGTCCGTCCGCGGCGAATTCGCTCAATCAGCGAATTTCCGTTCTGGCGGAGCACCTCGCGCGGAGCAATCCCACAGCTGAGCAAATCAGCGAGCTGCTTGCAATCTCGCCCGATTCACCTGTCGCCGTCACGGTCTGGGAAGGCTTGGCAAAGGGTTGGCCGCGAGATCTGGTTCTTAATCTTCCCGAGTCATCGCAGAAAATTGTTCGTGACCGGTTCTTAGCAGGCGACACTTCGGTCGAAAGCAAAGCCGCGATCCTGGCGGTAGCCGACAAGTGGTCGATCACGAACCTAAACGAGATTGTCAGTGAAATACAGGACGAACTGCTGACAACCGCTTTGGACGCGGATGCCGATTCAGAGAAACGTCTGAGTGCTTGGGATCAATCGATTCGCCTTGCACCAACGAGTCCAAAGATTCTCGACGCGGTCGAAGCGTTGTTTACACCGCAATTGGCTCCAGAAACCGGGGTCGCGGCACTAAACTCACTGCAGGCCGCCCGCGTGAATGGTCTTTCCGAAACGTTGCTGGACATGAAAACCTCGCTGGGGCCAAAACTCGGTAGCCAAATTCTGACGTTGCTTTTATCCCGAGCCGATGGCACTGAAGATTTGCTGGACGCCATTGCCGATGGACAAGTGCAATTCAATGATCTTCAGCTCGATCAACGCCAAGCCTTACTGAACCACCCCACCTCATCGATAGCATCACGAGCAAAGGAGTTGATGGAAACGCGAGGTGCGATGGTAACATCTAATCGCCAAGCATTGGTCGATCAATGGTTACCGGTCGCTGCCGTGGAAGGCGATGTGACGAACGGCCTGGCGATGTTCAAGAAACATTGCTCAGCTTGTCACATCCATGGCGAAATCGGACAAGAAATCGGTCCTAACTTGACGGGCATGGCTGTTCATCCCAAAGAAGAAATCTTGATGAACGTCCTCGATCCATCGCGAAGCGTCGAAAGCAACTTCCGCACGTACCAGATTTTGACCGTCGACGGAAATGTGCTCTCCGGAATGCTAGCCGGCGAGTCGGCAAACTCGCTACGCATCATCGACACGCAAGGCAAAGAAAAGCTGGTCCTTCGCGAAGACATCGAGCAATTGACTTCGTCGCACAAGTCATTGATGCCAGAGGGTTTTGAAAGCTCGATCAGTAAAACTGAAATGGCGGATCTGCTGTCGTTTCTCGCCATACGTGGCAAGTACGCGCCGCTGAACATCTCTAACGCTGCGACGATCAACAGCGAAAAAGGTCTCCCCGGATTCCGCGGACGACCTGGAGACAAGTTTGTGCTCGATTCCTACGGGCGTGTGGAGGTCGAAGGCGTTCCGTTCGAATTGGTCGATCCCCAGGGAGATCGGATTGCCAACATCATCGGTTTGCAACGTCAATCATCGCGATTTCCAAGCACGTTGCCAGAATCGGCTAGCCTCGACTGCGCTGGAAACGTGAAAACGATTCACATGTTGGGGGGCGTCGCCTGGGCTGCCTACCCGCGTTTCAAGGATGAAACGACCAGCATGATCGTCCGTCGTCATTACGCTGACGGAAGCACAAGTGACTTTGAATTGGTCAACGGCAAGCACATCGTGACTTACCAAGCGGGCGAGGATGTGCCGGAATCGAAGAAGGCGATTGAAGCCAGCGGCAAGCAAATCCGCTACTTGAAGATTCCTGCCGAAGCTGGCAAAGCACTTACGAAAATCGAATTCTTGAAAGGCGGTGACTTTTCGCTTCCGCTTGTGTTTGCGGTGACCGTCGAGTTTGCAGGTGAAGGTCACTAG
- a CDS encoding alpha/beta hydrolase-fold protein, whose product MLQLASAVAEAQEQNPERPRQGRRGGGFGGPIELGPDDKQTYPDPADSIVAKREDIPHGKLEMIDYESKTVGTTRKMNVYTPPGYSSEKKLPVLYLLHGIGGDETEWQRFATPDVLFDNLIADGKAVPMIVVMPNGRAQKNDRAEGNVMASAPAFAVFEKDLLDDVIPTIESRYSVQADREHRALAGLSMGGGQSLNFGLTNLDTFAWVGGFSSAPNTKAPEELVPDPEKTKEQLELLYLSCGKKDGLIRVSQRLQRYLNEHDIPQIWNVDSHGHDPTHWRNNLYYFAQLVFQETSKASELQEDTTTDSNEQPSANEDENAAAGSSVPEGIKDDFKPAPTNQAGRDYPQVNSQGRIKFRVVAPEAKSVATTFRDSTEFVKGEDGAWVGYSRPLDEGFHYYELIIDGAHVPDPNSKYYFGAMRWGSGIEIPAHDREFYALKNVPHGQVREIYFHSESTDSERRAFVYTPPGYDSNQDERYPVLYLQHGWGENEYGWSVQGHAGLIMDNLIAEGKTKPFIIVMTYGMTNEVRMGGLRNFDIKDFETVLVDELVPHIDQNFRTLTDQPNRAMAGLSMGSMETKSITLRNLDKFSHIGLFSGATIGRQDVENTEGFKDKVELVFVSYGSKEVGGGRTRRGGNPADSVKQLKEMGIDAHYYLSPETAHEWQTWRRSLKEFAPLLFQPEDSLLGNWKVDFDTQIGVQSYAMTFGKESGELSATARAEVNGRSRDVTFEQVKRTGDTISFVENLNFGGNEIRIEYEGQIDGDTILFSRKVGDFATEKATAKKSKSVDDLVSENAKESMQRRADAQRQQAVAMADSIDPNFHIYLCFGQSNMDSGGRMNDADREVPKRLLVMADFDNEQRGWQKGNWYHAVPPLAARGRGICMVDSFGKAMVNSLPDDVRVGIIKVCVPGCKIELYQKQSFQSYIDGERDWLKNIVKAYEGNPYQNLVDMAREATKHGVIKGILLHQGESNTGDKEWPGKVKSVYDDLMKDLDLDPNEVPLLAGEMVHADQGGRCASHNAIIATLPESISGARVISSAGLPTDDKLHFNPEGSREFGKRYAAAMLSLLASESVVAE is encoded by the coding sequence ATGCTGCAGCTTGCCAGTGCGGTTGCCGAAGCACAGGAGCAAAACCCGGAACGTCCTCGCCAAGGTCGTCGCGGAGGCGGATTCGGCGGCCCGATCGAACTTGGTCCCGACGACAAGCAAACTTATCCCGATCCTGCAGATAGCATCGTTGCAAAGCGGGAAGACATTCCGCACGGCAAGTTGGAGATGATCGACTATGAGTCGAAGACGGTCGGCACGACTCGCAAGATGAACGTCTACACGCCCCCGGGGTACTCGAGCGAGAAGAAGTTGCCTGTCTTGTATTTGTTGCACGGCATTGGCGGCGACGAAACCGAGTGGCAGCGTTTTGCGACACCTGATGTGTTGTTTGACAACCTGATCGCGGATGGCAAAGCGGTTCCGATGATTGTGGTGATGCCGAACGGCCGCGCGCAGAAGAATGACCGCGCCGAAGGCAATGTGATGGCGAGTGCTCCAGCATTTGCCGTTTTTGAGAAAGACTTGCTCGATGACGTCATTCCCACCATCGAGTCGCGTTATTCCGTTCAGGCCGATCGAGAACATCGAGCCCTGGCCGGCTTGTCGATGGGCGGTGGCCAGTCGCTGAACTTCGGACTGACCAACCTGGACACGTTTGCCTGGGTCGGCGGATTCTCGTCCGCGCCCAATACCAAGGCCCCGGAGGAATTGGTCCCCGATCCAGAAAAGACGAAGGAACAACTCGAGCTACTCTACTTGTCGTGTGGAAAGAAAGACGGATTGATTCGAGTCAGTCAACGTCTGCAGCGTTATTTGAATGAGCACGACATTCCGCAAATCTGGAACGTTGACTCGCACGGACACGATCCAACCCACTGGCGAAACAATCTGTACTATTTTGCTCAATTGGTATTTCAGGAGACTTCGAAGGCCTCAGAGCTGCAGGAAGACACGACGACCGATTCGAATGAACAGCCTTCTGCGAATGAAGATGAGAACGCGGCCGCTGGAAGTAGTGTTCCTGAAGGCATCAAAGACGATTTCAAGCCGGCGCCTACCAATCAAGCTGGAAGGGACTACCCGCAGGTCAATTCCCAAGGCCGAATCAAGTTTCGAGTCGTCGCGCCGGAAGCAAAAAGCGTGGCAACGACATTTCGTGACAGTACTGAGTTCGTAAAAGGTGAAGATGGGGCTTGGGTCGGCTACTCACGTCCGCTTGACGAAGGCTTCCACTACTATGAATTGATCATCGACGGTGCCCACGTACCTGATCCCAACAGCAAATACTATTTCGGAGCAATGCGTTGGGGGAGCGGCATCGAAATCCCTGCCCACGATCGTGAATTCTACGCGCTGAAAAACGTTCCCCACGGCCAGGTTCGAGAGATCTACTTCCATTCCGAGAGCACGGATTCCGAGCGGCGAGCTTTCGTTTACACACCACCGGGCTACGACAGCAATCAAGACGAACGCTACCCAGTGCTGTACTTGCAGCACGGCTGGGGAGAAAACGAATATGGCTGGAGCGTCCAAGGCCACGCGGGTCTAATCATGGACAATTTGATCGCGGAAGGAAAGACGAAGCCCTTCATCATCGTCATGACCTATGGCATGACCAACGAAGTTCGCATGGGCGGACTTCGCAACTTTGATATCAAGGATTTTGAAACGGTCCTCGTTGATGAACTCGTTCCCCACATCGATCAGAACTTTCGCACTTTGACCGATCAACCCAATCGTGCCATGGCCGGACTGTCGATGGGTAGCATGGAAACGAAGTCAATCACGCTACGCAACCTTGACAAGTTTTCGCACATCGGGCTGTTTAGTGGAGCCACGATTGGAAGACAAGATGTCGAGAACACGGAAGGGTTCAAAGACAAAGTTGAACTCGTGTTCGTTAGCTACGGAAGCAAAGAGGTTGGAGGCGGGCGAACGCGTCGCGGTGGCAATCCCGCCGACTCCGTGAAGCAATTAAAAGAGATGGGAATCGATGCCCACTACTACCTGTCTCCCGAAACCGCCCACGAATGGCAGACTTGGCGACGCAGCTTGAAGGAATTCGCCCCTCTGTTGTTTCAGCCTGAGGACAGCCTGTTAGGCAACTGGAAGGTCGACTTTGATACTCAAATCGGCGTCCAAAGTTATGCAATGACCTTTGGCAAGGAAAGCGGCGAACTCTCCGCAACGGCGAGAGCTGAAGTCAATGGTCGCTCACGCGACGTTACCTTTGAGCAGGTCAAACGGACCGGCGATACCATCTCGTTCGTCGAAAACCTGAATTTTGGTGGAAACGAAATTCGTATTGAATACGAGGGGCAGATCGACGGCGATACGATCCTGTTTTCGCGAAAGGTAGGCGACTTCGCGACGGAGAAAGCAACGGCGAAGAAGTCGAAATCCGTTGATGACTTGGTCTCCGAAAACGCAAAGGAATCAATGCAGCGTCGGGCCGATGCTCAGCGACAACAGGCCGTCGCAATGGCCGACTCGATCGACCCAAACTTCCACATTTATCTCTGCTTCGGCCAATCCAACATGGATAGCGGCGGGCGGATGAATGACGCTGACCGTGAGGTGCCCAAGCGTCTGCTGGTGATGGCCGACTTTGACAACGAACAAAGGGGCTGGCAGAAAGGAAACTGGTACCACGCCGTTCCACCGCTGGCCGCGCGAGGGCGAGGCATTTGCATGGTCGATTCATTCGGCAAAGCGATGGTTAATTCACTTCCAGACGACGTCCGCGTTGGAATCATCAAGGTTTGTGTGCCCGGATGCAAAATCGAACTGTATCAGAAGCAGTCGTTTCAGTCTTATATCGACGGCGAGAGAGACTGGTTGAAAAACATCGTCAAAGCCTACGAGGGAAATCCTTATCAGAACCTTGTCGACATGGCTAGAGAGGCGACGAAGCACGGCGTCATCAAAGGAATTCTTCTCCATCAGGGCGAATCCAACACCGGGGACAAAGAGTGGCCCGGGAAAGTCAAGTCCGTCTATGACGACTTGATGAAGGACCTCGATTTAGATCCAAACGAGGTGCCTCTGTTGGCCGGAGAGATGGTGCACGCTGATCAGGGAGGCCGATGTGCAAGTCACAACGCGATCATCGCGACCTTACCGGAATCAATCTCGGGTGCTCGGGTGATATCGTCAGCAGGTTTGCCGACCGACGACAAACTGCATTTTAACCCGGAAGGCTCTCGCGAGTTTGGTAAGAGATATGCTGCTGCAATGCTCTCACTGTTGGCTTCAGAGAGCGTTGTTGCCGAATAA
- a CDS encoding endo-1,4-beta-xylanase: MSFQSIVCFCCIALSATFTLGQENTSPKQSSESLTGTWHCQFDSPFGLQTYHLHIAINDAGDATAHAEVDTRDEVRKVEFVDVKVDNDSLSFAEVRQFGDREFRIEYSGERKGKDLAITRSFGERGGQESLATRELPKPPPKEDPAPVVEVKIDCLIKDAFKDSFLVGMAGDLPSRYSEEELKLAAEHFAAITPENCMKPERVHPAEDRWDFERTDALVQWAEKNDMTIHGHTLVWHAQTPNWFFEGRDPETVKRRMQQHIETLVGRYKGKLQSWDVVNEAINDGGNSETAKTENLRNSNWLQTLGPEFLTLAFKFARQADPDAVLYYNDYNIESGPKHASSMVLLERLLADGAPIDAVGIQGHWRSGRVPFEDIEKAITDYASLRLKVSITELDVTIRGESGGQFGRRRFRNSAPPTVDDLYAQADDYARLFAIFKKHEDVIERVTFWGLNDRRTWRRGQHPLLFDGNNNVKPAYASIVALADSDDDAAKRAPEPPKNVRIEDGGQGDYSAIVTEAPTLAGMTIYRPEDLSAFAGEKKLPVLLWGNGACANTTEEHKNFLNEIASHGFIILGIGPLDQLQQRGETSRQRTNSPQLVAALDWIIAQDADENSIYCGKIDTTKVAAMGMSCGGLQAIEISDDPRVTTTVVCNSGVLPSRSPMAAMPNLTKEDLKKFHGPVLYIMGGPSDIAYKNAMDDFSRVDHVPIVMTNLDVGHGGTYRQPHGGEYSSVALAWLNWQLKDDKASAKMFVGDDSQLKRDPDWTIDTKNLEQ; encoded by the coding sequence ATGTCATTTCAATCGATTGTTTGCTTCTGCTGCATCGCGTTGTCCGCCACGTTCACGCTGGGCCAAGAAAATACTTCGCCAAAGCAAAGCTCCGAAAGTTTGACAGGCACGTGGCATTGCCAATTCGATTCACCGTTCGGGTTGCAGACTTACCACCTCCATATTGCGATTAATGACGCCGGCGATGCAACAGCGCACGCGGAAGTAGATACTCGCGACGAAGTGCGGAAAGTCGAGTTCGTCGACGTGAAGGTCGACAACGATTCACTCAGCTTTGCGGAGGTCCGCCAGTTCGGCGACCGAGAGTTTCGTATTGAGTACAGCGGCGAACGCAAAGGAAAGGACCTCGCGATAACGAGGTCGTTTGGAGAGCGGGGCGGCCAAGAGTCGCTTGCCACGCGTGAGCTTCCCAAGCCACCACCGAAGGAAGATCCTGCTCCAGTGGTCGAAGTCAAAATAGATTGTCTCATCAAAGACGCGTTTAAAGATTCATTCTTGGTCGGCATGGCCGGTGACCTTCCTTCGCGTTATTCAGAGGAGGAGTTGAAACTAGCGGCAGAGCATTTCGCCGCGATCACTCCCGAAAACTGCATGAAGCCCGAGCGAGTTCACCCGGCCGAAGATCGTTGGGATTTTGAGCGGACCGATGCTTTGGTGCAGTGGGCCGAAAAGAACGACATGACCATCCACGGCCACACCTTGGTTTGGCATGCGCAGACGCCCAATTGGTTCTTCGAGGGGCGCGATCCCGAGACGGTCAAGCGGCGAATGCAACAACATATTGAAACGCTTGTGGGACGGTACAAAGGGAAGTTGCAGAGCTGGGATGTGGTCAATGAAGCCATCAATGATGGTGGGAATTCTGAAACCGCGAAGACGGAAAATCTACGCAACTCGAATTGGTTGCAAACGCTCGGCCCCGAGTTTCTCACTTTGGCATTCAAGTTTGCTCGACAGGCAGATCCCGATGCTGTGCTCTACTACAACGACTACAACATCGAATCGGGACCCAAGCATGCAAGTTCGATGGTGCTGCTTGAACGACTGCTTGCCGATGGTGCTCCCATCGATGCCGTCGGCATCCAAGGGCATTGGCGAAGCGGGCGGGTTCCTTTCGAAGACATCGAAAAGGCGATCACCGACTATGCATCGCTTCGACTGAAAGTCAGTATCACGGAACTCGACGTTACAATCCGTGGTGAATCCGGCGGGCAATTCGGAAGACGACGGTTTCGCAACAGTGCTCCCCCTACCGTTGACGATTTGTACGCTCAGGCCGACGACTACGCAAGGCTGTTCGCTATCTTCAAGAAGCATGAAGACGTCATCGAACGCGTTACATTTTGGGGCCTGAACGATCGACGAACCTGGAGGCGGGGGCAACATCCTCTTCTTTTTGACGGCAACAACAACGTTAAGCCAGCGTATGCCAGTATTGTGGCGTTGGCAGATAGCGATGACGATGCTGCCAAGAGAGCCCCCGAACCGCCAAAGAACGTGAGGATTGAAGACGGTGGTCAGGGTGATTATTCAGCGATCGTAACGGAAGCACCAACACTTGCGGGAATGACGATTTATCGCCCAGAGGATTTGTCTGCTTTTGCAGGCGAAAAGAAGCTGCCGGTACTTCTATGGGGAAATGGAGCGTGTGCGAACACGACGGAGGAACACAAAAACTTTCTCAACGAGATTGCATCGCACGGATTCATCATTCTCGGCATTGGACCGCTGGATCAGTTGCAACAGCGAGGCGAGACATCTCGTCAGCGGACGAATTCTCCTCAATTGGTTGCTGCCTTGGACTGGATCATCGCACAGGACGCCGATGAAAACAGCATCTACTGCGGAAAGATTGATACGACTAAAGTCGCCGCGATGGGAATGTCGTGTGGTGGACTGCAAGCCATCGAAATTTCGGACGATCCCCGAGTCACAACGACGGTTGTTTGCAACAGTGGCGTATTACCCTCTCGCTCACCGATGGCTGCGATGCCGAACCTGACTAAGGAAGACCTCAAAAAGTTTCACGGTCCCGTCCTGTACATTATGGGCGGCCCTTCCGACATCGCCTACAAGAACGCGATGGACGATTTCTCCCGAGTCGACCATGTGCCCATCGTAATGACCAACTTAGACGTCGGGCACGGAGGAACCTACCGTCAGCCGCACGGCGGCGAATACTCCTCCGTTGCCCTTGCTTGGCTCAACTGGCAGCTCAAAGACGATAAGGCTTCCGCGAAGATGTTCGTTGGCGACGATAGTCAATTGAAACGCGATCCGGATTGGACGATCGACACGAAGAACTTGGAACAGTAG
- a CDS encoding alpha/beta hydrolase, whose product MAQEAASPNAPEQNTPRDAMTSIETPAQPNAIELGTGPLPGAETPESWRSQYGSKFARNVTVATLTPFLPDPGKATGAAVIVAPGGGFRTLSMENEGWQVAEALAAKGVAAFVLKYRLNQTAADLKEFANPTRPRPRSGPRSGRPTPAEMTARIAPQVADANAAFALIRENSEKWHVDPDRIGMIGFSAGAMLTMTTTLSGGESKPAFIASIYGGLNAVEVPADAPPLFVAIAADDPLFPVGFGLIESWRKANRAVELHYYEQGGHGFGMYQKSTTSTGWFDAYVRWLGMHGYLKPAS is encoded by the coding sequence ATAGCTCAGGAAGCGGCAAGTCCAAACGCACCGGAGCAAAACACTCCGAGAGATGCCATGACGTCGATCGAAACCCCCGCACAGCCCAACGCCATCGAGTTGGGAACTGGTCCATTGCCCGGCGCCGAAACGCCCGAGTCCTGGCGCAGTCAATACGGTAGCAAGTTCGCTCGCAACGTTACTGTGGCCACGTTGACTCCCTTTCTACCTGATCCTGGGAAGGCGACCGGCGCGGCTGTGATTGTTGCACCAGGAGGAGGTTTCAGGACATTGTCAATGGAAAATGAAGGTTGGCAGGTCGCCGAGGCGCTCGCCGCCAAAGGCGTGGCGGCTTTTGTGCTCAAGTATCGTCTTAACCAGACTGCTGCAGATCTTAAAGAGTTCGCAAATCCTACTCGCCCCCGGCCTAGGAGTGGGCCGCGGTCAGGGCGTCCGACACCGGCAGAGATGACCGCTCGTATTGCACCGCAAGTCGCCGATGCGAACGCCGCTTTCGCGCTCATTCGCGAGAATTCCGAGAAATGGCATGTGGATCCAGACCGCATCGGCATGATCGGCTTCTCTGCTGGCGCGATGCTCACCATGACAACAACGCTGAGCGGAGGGGAAAGCAAGCCCGCATTCATCGCCAGCATCTATGGCGGACTGAATGCGGTTGAAGTTCCCGCCGATGCACCGCCCCTATTCGTTGCTATTGCAGCCGATGACCCACTTTTCCCTGTTGGCTTTGGTCTGATTGAGAGCTGGCGTAAAGCAAATCGCGCTGTTGAATTGCATTACTACGAACAAGGCGGGCACGGCTTTGGCATGTACCAGAAATCCACTACCAGCACCGGCTGGTTCGATGCCTATGTGCGTTGGCTCGGAATGCATGGTTATCTGAAGCCGGCGAGCTAG